A window of the Dyadobacter pollutisoli genome harbors these coding sequences:
- a CDS encoding MBL fold metallo-hydrolase: MKNIVLIATLSVITLSVHAQTTVKKPLNKRAQATPHAPIPFGKEAFQKSEQTVIRWMGNGGFFINSQGTTLMVDPLLKGFDMPVLFKAPIEPKDVPRLDAVLITHSDNDHYSIPTLTDLAQLTGMYHATAYVDSLMKNQGFRSTGHGIGDVFDVGKIKVTLTPADHDWQNYAPNKTRHFKKADCAGFLIRTANGTIWAEGDSKLMPEHLTMVPPDAILFDFSDNEWHFTLEGALKIASAYPDTPLLLSHWGTVDAPDFTPFNADPEVLKKLVVNPGRVVVLAPGEAYVLKPLREKQ, encoded by the coding sequence ATGAAAAATATTGTTTTAATAGCAACACTCTCAGTGATCACCCTGAGCGTACATGCCCAGACCACTGTCAAAAAGCCCCTCAATAAAAGGGCACAGGCCACACCACACGCCCCAATACCATTTGGCAAAGAAGCCTTTCAAAAGTCCGAGCAGACCGTGATCAGATGGATGGGCAATGGTGGTTTTTTTATCAACAGCCAAGGAACCACCTTGATGGTTGATCCCTTGTTGAAGGGATTCGACATGCCGGTACTTTTCAAAGCGCCCATTGAGCCAAAAGATGTTCCCCGTTTGGACGCCGTGCTAATTACCCATAGCGACAACGACCACTATAGTATTCCAACACTGACAGATCTTGCTCAGCTTACCGGGATGTATCATGCTACTGCCTATGTCGATTCGCTAATGAAAAACCAAGGATTCAGATCGACCGGACACGGAATCGGTGACGTTTTTGATGTCGGAAAGATAAAGGTTACCCTGACCCCTGCCGATCATGACTGGCAAAATTATGCTCCCAACAAAACAAGGCATTTTAAAAAGGCGGATTGCGCGGGCTTTCTGATCCGGACAGCGAACGGCACGATTTGGGCAGAAGGGGATTCAAAGTTGATGCCCGAGCACTTGACCATGGTTCCCCCCGACGCTATCCTGTTTGATTTTTCCGACAACGAGTGGCATTTTACGCTAGAGGGCGCTCTAAAAATAGCCAGTGCCTACCCCGATACGCCTTTACTATTATCTCACTGGGGCACCGTGGATGCACCGGATTTTACACCGTTTAATGCAGACCCCGAAGTTCTTAAAAAACTGGTGGTAAATCCAGGCCGCGTGGTTGTGCTGGCACCCGGTGAAGCCTATGTGTTGAAACCGCTGAGGGAAAAGCAATAA
- a CDS encoding AraC family transcriptional regulator has product MQVQYLLPSLRLSPLVNGILVIRYEGAPEFTLPLFANGSPVIIFQTTAAKTRVGKVGHLTLYGQTIRPDELLIAGNFTLIAWFLQPHTLKPLLQTGARQLTDDCIDISYFRQAREKSLEERLLNTSDLIKQLQLMEEFLTGLPSMDENDIERVNFAVAQIKNSRGLYSLTTLQDELNVTERTMQRLFENNVGMSAKLFRRVCQFDAAFQQLNQLQFDKLSDVAFEHGYADQSHFTRVFREFTGLTPKEYLARRQQYTPVF; this is encoded by the coding sequence ATGCAGGTTCAGTATCTTTTACCATCACTGCGGCTATCGCCGCTCGTCAATGGGATTCTTGTGATCCGTTATGAAGGTGCCCCGGAATTTACGCTGCCGCTTTTCGCCAACGGTTCGCCAGTGATCATCTTCCAGACGACCGCCGCAAAAACAAGGGTGGGAAAAGTAGGGCACCTCACGCTGTATGGGCAGACCATCCGGCCGGACGAATTGCTGATAGCGGGCAATTTTACACTCATTGCATGGTTTCTGCAGCCACATACACTGAAACCTCTGCTTCAAACCGGTGCGCGACAGCTGACCGACGACTGTATCGACATCAGTTATTTTAGACAGGCCAGGGAAAAGAGTCTGGAAGAACGACTGCTTAATACATCCGATTTGATAAAACAGCTCCAATTAATGGAAGAGTTCCTGACTGGCCTCCCATCAATGGACGAGAATGACATTGAGCGGGTGAACTTTGCGGTAGCACAAATCAAAAATAGTCGGGGCCTGTATTCATTGACCACCTTGCAAGACGAGTTAAACGTGACCGAACGCACGATGCAGCGGCTTTTTGAAAACAATGTAGGAATGTCGGCCAAGCTATTCCGGCGCGTGTGCCAGTTCGATGCGGCCTTCCAGCAACTAAACCAGTTGCAATTTGACAAACTCTCAGACGTGGCTTTTGAACATGGATATGCAGACCAAAGTCATTTTACACGCGTTTTTCGCGAGTTTACCGGGTTGACCCCTAAGGAGTACCTTGCCAGAAGACAGCAATATACGCCGGTATTCTAA
- a CDS encoding helix-turn-helix domain-containing protein: MEHLDRIDTIKQYNDAMGVDTRHPLVSVVNFDQMPTYQYFRRYMGVYAIFLKYVKCGDMRYGCQPYDYEDGTLVFISPGQVYGIDSNGQIIKPWGRALVFHPDLIAGTHLGKQIKDYSFFSYEVNEALHLSKKERATINDCLQKIDTEIELNIDKHSKTLIVSNIELLLNYCMRFYDRQFITRSHVNKDILVRFENLLSDYFKSGLGRTLGLPTVAYCAEQLHISPNYFGDLIKKESGCTALDYIQSKLIDEAKGKIFDPAKSINEIADELGFKYQQHFTRLFKQKVGVTPNEYRNVN; this comes from the coding sequence ATGGAACACCTGGACAGGATCGATACCATAAAACAGTACAATGATGCAATGGGGGTAGACACCCGGCACCCATTGGTAAGTGTAGTAAATTTTGATCAGATGCCAACCTACCAATACTTTCGGAGGTATATGGGAGTATATGCTATTTTCCTCAAATACGTCAAATGCGGTGACATGCGGTATGGGTGCCAGCCCTACGACTATGAAGATGGTACTTTGGTGTTCATATCACCCGGACAGGTATATGGGATCGATAGCAACGGCCAGATCATCAAACCCTGGGGAAGGGCGCTGGTGTTTCACCCCGATTTGATTGCCGGTACGCACCTGGGGAAACAGATCAAAGATTATTCGTTCTTTTCTTATGAGGTAAATGAGGCTTTGCATTTATCTAAAAAAGAAAGAGCGACCATCAACGATTGCCTACAGAAAATCGACACCGAGATAGAACTCAACATTGACAAGCACAGCAAAACACTTATCGTTTCCAATATAGAGCTCCTTTTGAATTACTGCATGCGGTTCTATGACAGGCAGTTTATTACCAGAAGCCACGTCAATAAGGACATCCTGGTGCGCTTTGAAAACCTGCTCAGCGATTATTTCAAATCCGGCCTGGGGCGGACGCTGGGTTTGCCGACTGTTGCCTATTGTGCCGAGCAACTGCATATATCTCCTAATTACTTTGGTGATCTCATTAAAAAAGAGTCTGGCTGTACAGCATTGGATTACATTCAATCAAAACTGATTGACGAAGCGAAGGGCAAGATTTTTGACCCTGCGAAATCCATCAATGAAATAGCGGATGAGCTCGGCTTTAAATACCAGCAGCATTTTACCCGCCTGTTTAAGCAAAAGGTGGGCGTCACACCTAACGAGTACCGAAATGTCAATTAG
- a CDS encoding arginase family protein — protein sequence MDRSYQRILAPSILGLWPSGIELLPYALQLNGFLKGTASPRLVPFHLETFSGERASEHDVLNAQAIVDYSRQLADAVAEVRHQGSFPVVLGGDCSILFGCMLALKRKGTYGLVHIDAHADFYGPESEPNGQAASMDLALVVGRGPDLLTNIDGQYPYTLEKHVVQIGQRDADEAAKWGSDRIEDSNIRCFDLKTVHNEGIIPVLAKVKDHLLTENSRFWIHFDVDVLSDEIMPAVDYRLPGGLTFDEASTILQTLMYCSLSQHIFIHQDITCPTPLGSLQVVE from the coding sequence ATGGACCGATCTTATCAACGCATTTTAGCCCCGTCGATTTTGGGTTTATGGCCTTCGGGAATCGAGCTATTGCCGTACGCGTTACAACTCAATGGATTTCTTAAAGGCACTGCCTCGCCTCGGCTCGTACCTTTTCATTTAGAAACTTTTTCTGGTGAACGTGCCTCGGAACATGATGTGCTTAACGCCCAAGCCATTGTTGATTATTCACGCCAATTGGCAGACGCCGTTGCCGAAGTGCGCCATCAGGGCTCCTTTCCGGTTGTTTTGGGCGGAGATTGCAGCATTCTGTTCGGTTGCATGTTGGCTCTCAAACGAAAGGGGACCTACGGTCTCGTCCACATCGACGCCCATGCCGACTTTTACGGGCCGGAATCCGAGCCGAATGGCCAAGCTGCGTCGATGGATTTAGCATTGGTTGTGGGCCGTGGGCCGGATCTGCTAACCAATATAGATGGTCAATATCCTTATACACTTGAAAAGCATGTCGTACAGATAGGGCAACGTGACGCTGATGAAGCAGCTAAATGGGGGAGCGATCGGATCGAAGATTCAAATATCCGCTGCTTTGATCTGAAAACGGTTCACAATGAGGGTATTATTCCCGTTTTGGCGAAAGTGAAGGATCATCTGCTAACGGAGAATAGCCGCTTCTGGATCCATTTTGATGTCGATGTTTTGTCAGACGAAATCATGCCAGCTGTTGATTACCGGTTGCCTGGTGGCCTAACCTTTGATGAAGCAAGCACCATTCTTCAAACCCTAATGTATTGCTCGCTGAGCCAACATATATTTATTCACCAAGATATTACCTGTCCAACTCCTTTAGGATCTCTTCAAGTCGTTGAATAA
- a CDS encoding alpha/beta hydrolase — translation MKKATTFKNKGLKMAAEIHLPNDFTETSTYPAIVCIHPAGGVKEQTIGLYASRLAKNGFVVLTFDASYQGESEGLPRYLEDPTARVEDARAAADFLSTLPYIDTARMGVFGICAGGGYAISVAQTEHRFKAVATVSASPMGEGFRNFLGNETPAPVLLDMLTKVGEQRTAEAEGAEPLYMHWVPETKEEINENTPDLLREGHDYYRTPRAQHPNSVNKYLFTGTDRMMAFSAFDQISLLLTQPILLIAGSKADTKFFSDQAYSLACGEKELFVVDGATHIALYDIPQYVDQAVGKLTEFYSQKLAVS, via the coding sequence ATGAAAAAAGCAACAACATTTAAAAATAAGGGCCTGAAAATGGCAGCTGAAATCCATCTCCCGAATGACTTCACAGAAACCAGTACATATCCTGCGATTGTATGTATCCATCCCGCTGGGGGTGTTAAGGAACAGACTATCGGATTGTATGCTTCACGGTTGGCAAAAAATGGATTTGTGGTATTGACGTTCGATGCTTCCTATCAGGGCGAAAGTGAAGGGTTGCCCCGTTATTTGGAAGATCCTACCGCAAGAGTGGAAGATGCACGCGCGGCTGCTGACTTTTTGTCTACCCTTCCTTATATTGATACTGCCCGTATGGGTGTATTTGGAATCTGCGCGGGTGGTGGATATGCGATCAGTGTAGCGCAAACAGAGCATCGGTTCAAAGCCGTAGCGACAGTCAGCGCTTCTCCTATGGGCGAGGGATTCAGGAACTTTCTTGGCAACGAAACACCCGCCCCGGTTTTGCTGGATATGCTTACCAAAGTGGGGGAACAACGCACAGCCGAAGCGGAGGGCGCCGAACCTCTCTATATGCACTGGGTACCCGAAACAAAAGAAGAGATCAATGAAAATACGCCCGACTTATTGAGGGAAGGCCACGACTATTATAGAACGCCCAGGGCCCAACATCCAAATTCAGTGAATAAATACCTTTTTACGGGAACGGACAGAATGATGGCTTTCTCGGCATTCGATCAAATAAGCTTGCTGCTTACGCAACCCATCCTTTTGATCGCAGGAAGCAAGGCGGATACCAAATTTTTCAGCGATCAGGCATATAGCCTGGCGTGCGGGGAAAAAGAGTTATTTGTCGTGGATGGTGCTACCCATATTGCTCTGTATGACATACCCCAGTACGTCGACCAGGCGGTCGGCAAGCTAACGGAATTCTATAGCCAAAAGCTGGCAGTTTCCTGA
- a CDS encoding carboxymuconolactone decarboxylase family protein: MHAQHKINNAAALNEHQQSMAAIAALTATGNMPPLQTALSTGLDAGLTVNEIKEALVQLYAYCGFPRSLNAINALMSVLDERKAKGIKDAEGKDAAPITIADKYETGKRTLQQLTGKEEGGPKTGVNAFAPIIDTFLKEHLFADIFSRDVLNHRQRELVTISALAAMAGVESQLQAHITMGKRTGVTDGQLIELAGLIEKYVGRAQANTLRKAIAQPALPVIQPDMMIRISEIEILPEYLAAYKAILGQESSESVKIEPGVIAIYPMYQKENPGQIRIVEIYANQAAYKSHLQTPHFLHYKTTTMKMVKTLKLVDMYAIDPQAMNLVFKKLGSQ, from the coding sequence ATGCATGCACAGCATAAAATTAACAACGCTGCCGCTTTAAATGAACACCAGCAAAGCATGGCGGCCATCGCGGCACTGACTGCCACCGGCAACATGCCACCACTCCAAACGGCACTCAGTACAGGATTGGATGCAGGTCTCACGGTCAATGAAATAAAGGAGGCGCTGGTGCAGCTTTATGCCTATTGCGGCTTCCCGCGGAGCCTGAATGCGATAAATGCCCTGATGTCCGTGCTGGACGAAAGGAAAGCCAAAGGGATTAAAGATGCGGAAGGGAAAGACGCGGCCCCCATCACAATCGCAGATAAGTACGAGACCGGTAAACGCACGCTACAGCAATTAACTGGCAAAGAAGAAGGAGGACCAAAGACGGGCGTCAATGCCTTTGCGCCCATCATTGATACGTTTTTAAAAGAGCATTTGTTTGCGGATATATTCAGCCGTGATGTATTGAATCATCGTCAACGCGAATTGGTGACGATTTCTGCTCTGGCGGCCATGGCTGGCGTGGAGTCGCAGCTGCAGGCACACATCACGATGGGCAAGCGCACTGGGGTTACGGATGGGCAGTTGATTGAACTGGCAGGACTGATCGAAAAGTATGTCGGCAGGGCGCAAGCCAATACTTTAAGGAAAGCGATAGCGCAGCCGGCACTACCGGTTATCCAGCCGGACATGATGATTAGAATCTCCGAGATCGAGATTCTACCCGAATACCTGGCAGCGTATAAAGCCATTCTCGGACAGGAATCATCAGAATCAGTGAAAATCGAGCCGGGGGTGATTGCTATTTATCCTATGTACCAAAAGGAAAACCCCGGCCAGATCAGGATCGTGGAAATCTACGCCAACCAGGCCGCTTACAAGTCACATTTGCAGACCCCGCATTTTCTGCATTACAAAACGACGACAATGAAAATGGTCAAGACATTAAAACTGGTGGATATGTATGCAATCGACCCGCAAGCCATGAACCTGGTATTTAAAAAACTAGGAAGCCAATAA
- a CDS encoding SDR family oxidoreductase gives MKTSNNTILITGGGSGIGLAIAQKFLENGNTVIICGRRADKLAEVKSRFPGLHTRVADISSPDDRIELRDWVTSNFPGLNILVNSAGIQNTFFIKKENTVEAITSEVTTNLISPIHLANLFVPHLIKQEEAAIINITSGLAYIPVVATAVYCATKAALHSFTLSARHQLKDTSVKVFEIAPPIVDTELGHQGSHREREVEGISPSQVASETFQAVQNDQFELAIGMALNLYRAAHSDKADMVFNQVNR, from the coding sequence ATGAAAACAAGCAACAACACCATATTAATTACCGGGGGCGGAAGTGGAATAGGGCTCGCGATAGCTCAAAAATTCCTCGAAAATGGCAATACAGTTATCATTTGCGGCCGAAGAGCAGATAAGCTTGCAGAAGTAAAAAGCAGGTTTCCTGGCCTGCATACCAGGGTTGCCGATATCAGTAGCCCCGACGACAGGATTGAACTTCGTGATTGGGTTACTTCTAATTTTCCCGGTCTGAATATCCTGGTGAACAGTGCAGGGATTCAAAACACTTTTTTTATAAAGAAGGAGAACACGGTCGAGGCAATAACCAGTGAAGTGACGACTAATCTGATTTCGCCTATACACCTCGCAAATCTGTTCGTGCCGCATTTGATCAAACAAGAGGAGGCCGCCATTATCAACATTACTTCCGGGCTTGCATACATCCCCGTCGTAGCGACGGCAGTATACTGCGCCACCAAGGCGGCCCTTCATTCTTTTACCCTGTCCGCACGGCATCAATTAAAAGATACTTCGGTCAAAGTCTTCGAAATAGCGCCACCCATTGTGGACACCGAGCTCGGGCACCAGGGTTCACACAGGGAGCGTGAAGTAGAGGGCATTTCTCCTTCGCAGGTAGCTTCCGAAACATTTCAGGCAGTGCAGAATGATCAATTTGAACTGGCCATCGGCATGGCCCTGAACCTTTACCGCGCCGCTCATAGCGACAAGGCCGATATGGTCTTTAACCAGGTCAACCGGTAG
- a CDS encoding helix-turn-helix domain-containing protein, producing the protein MKSNDFKAFQIESLCNYVPSFGRKDLYRICLVTGESRVYFADKCVNLSGTCLFFGNINTPYSWEIVSDTQNGYGCLFTEDFLKGAEYFDNIGSLSVFNIGNLPVYELQDQTQIANVNFIFKRILEENGGDYVKRQEMIRSFICILVHEALKSRAVAGYSERTAHKTASLRISTLFLRMLDTQFPVENKRKSIQFTKPTDFAGRLGVHPNYLNRMLKKETGKTILKIINERIITEARILLQHTDWSISEIAHCLGFEYHSHFDGLFKKITGLSPRIYREMV; encoded by the coding sequence ATGAAATCAAATGACTTCAAAGCATTCCAAATCGAGAGCCTGTGCAATTATGTCCCTTCCTTTGGCAGGAAGGACCTATACCGGATTTGTCTGGTCACCGGTGAAAGCAGGGTCTATTTTGCCGATAAATGCGTAAACCTGTCGGGTACATGCCTGTTTTTCGGCAACATCAATACGCCGTATTCCTGGGAAATCGTATCTGATACCCAAAATGGCTATGGTTGCCTGTTTACCGAAGATTTCCTGAAAGGCGCCGAATACTTTGATAACATAGGATCGCTGTCGGTGTTCAACATTGGGAACCTCCCCGTATATGAATTGCAAGATCAAACACAGATTGCCAATGTCAACTTCATTTTCAAAAGGATTTTAGAGGAAAATGGCGGTGATTATGTAAAAAGGCAGGAAATGATCAGAAGCTTTATCTGTATTCTGGTCCATGAGGCATTAAAGTCCAGGGCCGTTGCGGGCTACTCTGAAAGGACAGCTCATAAAACAGCTTCACTAAGGATTTCCACGCTGTTTCTAAGAATGCTGGATACACAATTTCCGGTTGAAAATAAAAGAAAGTCCATTCAATTCACCAAACCGACAGACTTTGCAGGGCGGCTCGGTGTCCATCCCAACTATCTCAACAGGATGCTAAAAAAAGAGACCGGAAAGACCATTTTGAAGATCATCAACGAAAGGATCATCACCGAAGCCCGGATTCTCTTACAACATACGGATTGGAGTATTTCAGAAATAGCCCACTGCCTGGGTTTTGAATATCATTCCCATTTCGACGGTCTATTCAAAAAGATCACAGGCCTGAGCCCGCGCATCTATCGGGAAATGGTTTGA
- a CDS encoding type 1 glutamine amidotransferase domain-containing protein, which translates to MKKVLFVVTSCDQKGDTGIPTGFNLSEVTHPLSVLEGAGIRVDIASIKGGAAPLDGLEDLNDPVNAKYWTDDEFRRKIEHTANLEDVDLNPYDAIFFAGGHGTMWDFPETPSVLSAIREIYEDGKIVSAVCHGPAAFVNATLSDGTYLVAGKKVAAFTNDEEEEEVQSTKVVPFLLAEALEARGALHKQAPNWSNNTAVDDRLITGQNPQSASSVGKALLTALT; encoded by the coding sequence ATGAAGAAAGTACTGTTTGTGGTTACAAGCTGTGACCAAAAAGGAGACACGGGGATCCCCACCGGATTTAACCTGAGCGAGGTCACGCACCCGCTTTCGGTCCTGGAAGGTGCCGGTATCCGGGTGGATATTGCATCCATCAAGGGCGGGGCCGCGCCGCTGGACGGGTTAGAGGACTTAAATGACCCTGTCAATGCGAAATATTGGACGGACGATGAGTTTCGCCGCAAAATTGAACATACGGCCAATTTGGAAGATGTGGATCTGAATCCATACGATGCGATATTCTTTGCCGGAGGCCATGGAACGATGTGGGATTTCCCCGAGACGCCGTCGGTACTCAGCGCCATCCGTGAAATCTACGAAGACGGCAAGATCGTTTCAGCCGTATGCCATGGTCCGGCAGCCTTCGTAAACGCTACACTTAGCGACGGCACTTATTTAGTTGCTGGCAAAAAAGTAGCTGCATTCACTAATGATGAGGAGGAGGAGGAAGTGCAGTCTACGAAGGTAGTACCCTTTCTATTGGCTGAGGCCCTGGAAGCCCGCGGCGCATTGCATAAGCAGGCGCCGAATTGGAGTAATAACACCGCCGTAGATGACCGCCTTATAACCGGCCAGAATCCGCAATCAGCTTCGAGTGTAGGTAAGGCGCTTTTAACTGCTTTAACTTAA
- a CDS encoding amidohydrolase family protein, whose amino-acid sequence MIKPVDKIITIEEHFMLKEISQKVSEFNSTQNSGRAAVSSVQKDFMAMALPTADIEDVGQRRIQFMDAGGIDMQVLFYGPSSPQNITDKALAIDLCRAANDELAALIKKYPTRFSGFAVLPVVDPLAASAELERSVAELGLKGAMLSGTFNGAFFDQAEFFPIFSTAQSLDVPVYMHPAIIAEHIAGYYYQSTDWSAVAAAMFASAGYGWHVDSGIGIVRLIASGLLDKLPGLKLISGHWGELVPFFLNRLDDQLGKMLKVDRKISEYYRSNISITPSGLFSEAHLLFALSQVGSDQIIYSGDYPFLIDENTRGFLDNAAISDEDKNNIGYKNAERLLHLY is encoded by the coding sequence ATGATAAAGCCTGTTGATAAAATCATCACTATTGAAGAACACTTTATGCTGAAAGAAATCTCACAGAAGGTATCCGAATTCAATAGCACTCAAAATAGTGGAAGAGCAGCCGTAAGCAGCGTGCAAAAAGACTTCATGGCAATGGCTTTGCCTACGGCCGACATTGAAGATGTAGGACAGCGGCGCATACAATTTATGGATGCCGGCGGGATCGATATGCAGGTGCTGTTCTACGGACCTTCAAGTCCTCAGAACATCACCGACAAAGCACTTGCCATTGATTTATGCAGGGCCGCCAATGATGAACTGGCAGCGCTTATTAAAAAGTATCCTACAAGATTTTCCGGATTTGCCGTTCTGCCGGTGGTTGACCCGCTAGCCGCAAGTGCAGAGCTGGAAAGGTCTGTGGCTGAGCTCGGCCTGAAAGGCGCTATGCTGTCAGGAACATTTAACGGAGCGTTTTTCGATCAAGCTGAATTTTTCCCGATCTTTTCAACAGCCCAATCCCTGGATGTGCCTGTTTATATGCATCCTGCTATCATTGCCGAACACATTGCAGGATATTACTATCAAAGTACCGACTGGTCTGCCGTTGCAGCCGCGATGTTTGCATCTGCCGGTTACGGCTGGCATGTGGATTCCGGTATAGGCATCGTCCGCCTGATCGCCTCTGGGCTGTTGGATAAGTTGCCAGGACTGAAGCTCATTTCGGGGCATTGGGGTGAATTGGTACCTTTCTTTCTAAACCGGTTGGATGACCAGTTAGGCAAAATGCTCAAAGTGGACCGTAAGATCTCCGAGTATTATCGGAGTAATATTTCTATCACGCCCAGCGGCCTTTTCTCCGAGGCCCACCTGCTATTTGCCTTGTCCCAGGTCGGTTCAGACCAGATTATTTATTCGGGCGATTATCCTTTCTTGATTGATGAAAACACCCGTGGCTTCCTGGACAATGCTGCTATATCCGACGAGGACAAAAATAATATTGGCTATAAAAATGCCGAGCGGCTACTGCACCTGTATTAA
- a CDS encoding dihydrofolate reductase family protein — protein sequence MRKLIATEWISLDGVFDASTMNVWFNPYHSDSRAAAIQETISDCDAMLYGRITYEMLYPYWSGFQNNEMGVAEKLNQVKKYLYSQSTQAPGWENTEVLRGDLVSEITSIKNQSGDNILVQGSGKLLNTLLKAGLIDEMRLMVQPHLAGSGQKLFDQDLNIGMQLDEIRRLEKGVTVLVYRPLTQLAVNA from the coding sequence ATGAGAAAGCTAATTGCAACCGAATGGATATCCCTTGACGGTGTTTTTGATGCAAGCACAATGAACGTATGGTTCAACCCTTACCACAGCGACAGCCGGGCGGCAGCCATTCAGGAGACTATCTCTGACTGCGACGCTATGCTGTATGGCCGGATCACTTATGAGATGCTGTACCCGTATTGGTCTGGATTTCAGAACAACGAAATGGGAGTAGCCGAAAAGCTCAACCAGGTCAAAAAGTACCTTTACTCGCAATCAACCCAGGCTCCCGGTTGGGAAAATACCGAAGTGCTTCGGGGTGACCTCGTGAGTGAAATCACTTCAATTAAAAATCAATCCGGTGACAATATCCTTGTCCAGGGAAGCGGCAAGCTCCTAAATACCTTATTAAAGGCGGGACTCATAGACGAGATGAGGCTGATGGTGCAGCCGCATCTGGCAGGTTCAGGGCAGAAACTATTTGATCAGGATCTGAACATTGGTATGCAACTAGACGAAATCCGGCGGTTGGAAAAAGGTGTGACAGTTCTGGTTTATCGCCCTCTTACCCAGTTGGCCGTTAATGCTTAG
- a CDS encoding LytR/AlgR family response regulator transcription factor: protein MLIQSFENMHSKRQKKIALPEATEVRYVSIDDIIFCRSSNSYTTFSIKGVGPITVSKPIGEYEFLLEPYGFIRTHQSFLVNKNRILSYKKEDGGYLLMEGGEQVLLSRQRKHLLRELFI from the coding sequence ATGCTCATTCAATCCTTTGAAAACATGCACAGCAAACGTCAGAAGAAAATTGCACTACCGGAAGCCACGGAAGTGCGGTACGTATCCATAGATGACATCATTTTCTGCCGTTCGAGTAACAGTTACACAACTTTTTCTATCAAAGGAGTTGGGCCTATAACCGTCAGCAAACCAATTGGTGAATACGAATTTCTCCTAGAGCCGTACGGTTTCATACGAACGCATCAATCATTTCTGGTGAACAAAAACCGGATCTTATCCTATAAAAAGGAAGACGGAGGCTACTTGTTAATGGAAGGAGGTGAACAGGTCCTGCTAAGCAGACAAAGGAAGCATTTATTGAGAGAACTATTTATCTGA
- a CDS encoding tetratricopeptide repeat protein, whose amino-acid sequence MSYKEWKREAKENIRLLPKYGDKPKTKEQLASDSQLIDEYIKQEGSRRNASEVLIKLGFNYLYRGDVRTAMYRFNQAWLLDPENENVFWGWGAIYFTFNDTIKALEQYDEGLSKNPENSNILTDKATVFMNRYHESKDTASLSSAISLFSKSYLIDSLNQNTSYKLSVAYFLTKDCDNALRFYDICEKLGGKPIQKEYAVALESTCKK is encoded by the coding sequence ATGAGTTACAAGGAATGGAAAAGAGAGGCAAAGGAAAATATCAGGCTTCTTCCAAAATACGGTGATAAACCAAAAACCAAGGAGCAGTTGGCTTCCGACAGCCAACTCATTGACGAATATATAAAGCAGGAGGGAAGTAGGCGTAATGCCTCAGAAGTGCTAATCAAACTTGGCTTTAACTATCTGTACAGGGGCGATGTAAGAACGGCAATGTATCGCTTTAATCAAGCCTGGCTTCTGGATCCAGAAAATGAAAATGTGTTTTGGGGTTGGGGAGCCATTTATTTTACGTTTAATGATACTATAAAAGCATTGGAACAATATGATGAAGGATTAAGCAAGAATCCTGAAAATTCCAATATCCTGACAGATAAGGCTACTGTTTTTATGAATAGATATCATGAAAGTAAGGACACGGCTTCCTTATCGTCGGCAATCTCATTATTTTCAAAATCGTACTTGATTGACAGCTTAAACCAAAATACATCGTATAAGCTATCAGTTGCCTATTTTTTAACAAAGGACTGTGATAATGCGCTGCGATTTTATGATATATGTGAAAAGCTCGGGGGGAAACCAATTCAAAAAGAATATGCAGTAGCATTGGAAAGTACCTGTAAAAAGTAG